In Micromonospora sp. LH3U1, one genomic interval encodes:
- a CDS encoding O-methyltransferase: MTTKSIPLTDELHAYLVAHGSPPDEIIRNLAEETRSVLPEHATMQVAPEQAAFLTFLTRLLDVRQAVEVGTFTGLSSLAIARGLPEGGRLTCFDSSEEFTGIARRYWALAGVQDRIDLRIGPAGDRLRELPYERYLDFAFIDADKTGYPIYWAELVPRMRPGGVIAVDNVLRGGRVTAPQNEGDRAIAAFNDEVLADVRVDPVMLPIADGLTLARVR; the protein is encoded by the coding sequence ATGACCACCAAGTCGATTCCGCTCACGGACGAGTTGCACGCCTACCTGGTCGCGCACGGTTCGCCGCCGGACGAGATCATCCGGAATTTGGCCGAGGAGACCCGGTCGGTGCTGCCGGAGCACGCCACCATGCAGGTGGCCCCGGAGCAGGCCGCGTTCCTGACGTTCCTCACCCGGCTGCTCGACGTGCGGCAGGCCGTCGAGGTCGGCACGTTCACCGGGCTCTCGTCGCTGGCGATCGCCCGCGGCTTGCCCGAAGGTGGTCGGCTGACCTGCTTCGACAGTTCTGAGGAGTTCACTGGCATCGCCCGGCGCTACTGGGCTCTGGCCGGCGTGCAGGACCGGATCGATCTGCGCATCGGCCCGGCCGGGGACCGGCTGCGGGAGTTGCCGTACGAGCGCTACCTGGACTTCGCGTTCATCGACGCGGACAAGACCGGCTATCCGATCTACTGGGCGGAGCTGGTGCCCCGGATGCGACCGGGCGGGGTGATCGCCGTCGACAACGTGCTGCGCGGTGGGCGGGTGACCGCCCCGCAGAACGAAGGCGACCGGGCCATCGCCGCGTTCAACGACGAGGTCCTCGCTGACGTACGGGTGGACCCGGTGATGCTTCCGATCGCGGACGGCCTGACCCTCGCCCGGGTGCGCTGA
- a CDS encoding Maf family protein — protein sequence MSESLPLRLVLASASPARRKSLQAAGIEPDVLVSGVDESLVVTDRAEELCLELARLKAQAVLTRLSPGADQRTLVIGCDSVLAFDGEILGKPADPADATRRWLRMRGRSGVLHSGHCLIDVTAGRRAEAVASTTVHFADISDDEIAAYVASGEPLAVAGAFTIDGLGGPFVERIEGDPGTVVGLSMPLLRRLLAELDLRITDLWTKVAPGGQSVEPLGTVRS from the coding sequence GTGTCTGAATCTCTGCCGCTCCGCCTCGTGCTCGCTTCGGCTAGCCCTGCCCGTCGTAAGTCCCTCCAGGCCGCCGGTATTGAGCCGGATGTGCTGGTCAGCGGGGTGGACGAGTCCCTGGTGGTGACCGATCGGGCTGAGGAGTTGTGCCTGGAGCTGGCTCGGCTCAAGGCGCAGGCGGTGTTGACCCGGCTCAGCCCTGGCGCCGACCAGCGGACGCTGGTGATCGGCTGCGACTCGGTGCTCGCCTTCGACGGGGAGATCCTCGGCAAGCCGGCGGACCCTGCGGATGCGACCCGGCGTTGGCTGCGGATGCGGGGGCGCAGCGGCGTTCTGCACAGCGGGCACTGCCTCATCGACGTTACCGCCGGGCGGCGCGCGGAGGCGGTCGCCTCGACCACCGTCCACTTCGCGGACATCAGCGACGACGAGATCGCCGCGTACGTGGCCAGTGGTGAGCCGCTGGCGGTGGCCGGCGCGTTCACCATCGACGGGCTGGGTGGGCCGTTCGTGGAGCGGATCGAGGGTGACCCGGGGACGGTGGTCGGGTTGTCGATGCCGCTGCTGCGTCGGCTCCTCGCCGAGTTGGACCTGCGGATCACCGACCTGTGGACGAAGGTCGCGCCCGGGGGGCAATCGGTCGAGCCGCTCGGTACCGTCCGGTCATGA
- the mycP gene encoding type VII secretion-associated serine protease mycosin: MLRQAQGSQTSAGVERVRRDQWHLSYLNAIEAQRISKGKGVIVAVPDTGVAPHPDLRGNLLSGTDIVAAGSGDGWQDESSHGTGMAGLIAAHGQPDNSGALGIAPEASILPIRTSRTDQDGDSDNLAAGIEFAVSRGATVVSISSVAGPNTQLKRAVELAIQANVTVVAGAGNKPRDEFVSFPAAYPGVIAVGGVDRAGNSASFSVTGPEIDVVAPAVDIYSTSIDGKYRKGTGTSDATAIVAGAAALIRSKYPYLPAREVAHRLTATAVDKGPPGRDDEYGYGVIDLVAALTADVPPLGFESVSAPAGAGSTTWAGAQPGDDGSGATARGLATLGVILAAGVGWVVVARRRRRGDDPPPRISR; the protein is encoded by the coding sequence GTGCTGCGGCAAGCGCAAGGCAGCCAGACTTCGGCGGGTGTTGAACGGGTACGGAGGGATCAGTGGCATCTGAGTTACCTCAACGCCATCGAAGCACAAAGGATCAGCAAGGGTAAAGGGGTGATTGTGGCCGTGCCAGACACCGGCGTGGCACCTCACCCTGATCTGCGCGGAAATCTCCTCAGCGGCACCGACATCGTCGCCGCCGGCAGCGGTGACGGTTGGCAGGACGAGAGTAGCCATGGCACCGGAATGGCAGGGCTAATCGCTGCTCACGGACAGCCGGACAACAGCGGCGCTCTCGGCATCGCCCCAGAAGCCAGTATCCTACCCATTCGAACCAGTCGGACAGATCAAGATGGTGACAGCGACAACCTTGCGGCCGGGATAGAGTTCGCGGTCTCCCGAGGGGCGACGGTGGTCAGCATCTCTTCAGTCGCAGGGCCAAATACTCAACTAAAGCGCGCCGTGGAGTTGGCAATACAAGCAAACGTCACCGTGGTTGCAGGGGCAGGCAACAAACCCCGTGATGAGTTCGTCAGCTTTCCTGCGGCCTATCCCGGAGTTATTGCCGTAGGCGGCGTTGATCGGGCTGGAAACTCGGCCAGCTTTTCGGTTACCGGACCGGAGATTGACGTGGTCGCGCCGGCGGTTGACATCTACAGCACGAGTATTGACGGCAAGTACCGCAAAGGCACTGGAACTTCTGACGCGACGGCGATTGTGGCCGGGGCTGCCGCGTTGATCAGATCTAAGTACCCGTACCTGCCGGCGCGGGAGGTGGCGCACCGGCTGACGGCTACGGCCGTCGACAAGGGCCCGCCTGGGCGCGACGACGAGTACGGCTATGGCGTGATCGACCTCGTTGCGGCGCTGACTGCGGACGTACCGCCGCTGGGTTTTGAGTCGGTGAGCGCGCCGGCCGGTGCTGGCTCGACGACGTGGGCCGGTGCTCAGCCGGGCGATGACGGCAGCGGCGCGACGGCACGTGGCCTGGCCACGCTCGGGGTGATCTTGGCTGCCGGGGTCGGATGGGTGGTGGTGGCGCGACGGCGTCGGCGTGGGGACGATCCGCCGCCCAGAATCAGTCGCTGA
- a CDS encoding acyl-CoA carboxylase subunit epsilon, with protein MSAEEPLFRVVRGVPTAEELAALVGAIVVRSRPAAAPEPATASAWTRSGRPAGRTMGPGAWRTAGLPR; from the coding sequence ATGTCTGCCGAAGAGCCGCTGTTCCGGGTCGTGCGCGGCGTGCCCACCGCCGAGGAACTGGCCGCCCTCGTGGGGGCGATCGTCGTCCGGTCCCGCCCCGCCGCCGCCCCCGAGCCGGCGACCGCGTCCGCCTGGACGCGCAGCGGTCGACCGGCCGGCCGCACCATGGGCCCTGGTGCGTGGCGCACCGCCGGTCTGCCCCGCTGA
- a CDS encoding serine/threonine-protein kinase produces the protein MSSALPQLVADRYRLLSPLGQGGMGRVWKARDEVLHRDVAIKELVPPPGLTDEERREMRERSLREARAIARLNHVNVVRIFDVLRTDGDPWIVMEYVASRSLQDTLAEDGPVSVAQTIEIGLGVLGALSAAHKAGVMHRDVKPGNVLLGEDGRVVLTDFGLATIPGDPNVTRTGMVLGSPAYISPERARDGTAGPEADLWSLGATLYAAVEGKSPYARPSAIGTLAALATEPMPPPKNAGPLKAVLNGLLRKDPTERITAEVAERLLRRAGGKRARGISLLDGVRRPGPNGPREPRLPVVPAPRPAESVDRPVSPPPAAAATTSAATSGAAATPAADATPTAVVSGAVADPTAVVPAESAATAPAEPTATIDRPSDADPSDAEPTAKVTAAPDTSGDGTTNVDDEPTVVDGPPVAPEQRKPTTPTSLMPPVSPAGRAAVPPSDGTKPNNTRRNLLIGAVVALLLIGLVVVVPMLTKDDDRTPQANPTSAATTSAPAPTSAAAPPPPTSGAPSPSASATPSVDPNALPAGWKLHRDPAGFALPIPGGWVRSQVDGNTVVFNQSNGPGKLLVQWTSTPRKDAVADWREQEPNRASRVNNYEYLSIERCTFWKTCGDWEWRETRDGQRIHVRNRGFVTAKNRGYALRWEIAEKDWRANLPNFDRIAKGFVPDRQD, from the coding sequence ATGTCGAGTGCGCTTCCCCAACTTGTCGCTGACCGATACCGGCTCCTGTCGCCGCTCGGCCAGGGCGGCATGGGCCGGGTGTGGAAGGCGCGCGACGAGGTGCTGCACCGCGACGTGGCCATCAAGGAGTTGGTGCCGCCGCCCGGTCTCACCGACGAGGAGCGCCGCGAGATGCGGGAGCGTTCGTTGCGGGAGGCCCGGGCCATCGCCCGGCTCAACCACGTCAATGTCGTTCGCATCTTCGACGTGCTGCGCACGGACGGCGATCCGTGGATCGTCATGGAGTACGTGGCGTCGAGGTCGTTGCAGGACACTCTCGCCGAGGACGGGCCGGTGTCGGTGGCCCAGACGATCGAGATCGGCCTCGGCGTGCTGGGCGCTCTCAGCGCCGCCCACAAGGCGGGTGTCATGCACCGGGACGTCAAGCCCGGCAACGTGTTGCTCGGCGAGGACGGCCGGGTGGTGTTGACCGATTTCGGTCTCGCGACCATCCCCGGCGACCCCAACGTGACCCGCACCGGCATGGTGCTCGGGTCACCCGCGTACATCTCGCCGGAGCGGGCTCGGGACGGCACCGCCGGGCCGGAGGCCGACCTGTGGTCGCTGGGCGCGACGCTCTACGCGGCGGTCGAGGGCAAGTCGCCGTACGCCCGGCCGTCGGCGATCGGCACCCTGGCCGCGTTGGCCACCGAACCGATGCCTCCGCCGAAGAACGCCGGCCCGCTCAAGGCCGTGCTCAACGGACTGCTGCGCAAGGACCCGACCGAGCGGATCACCGCCGAGGTGGCGGAGCGGTTGCTGCGCCGCGCCGGGGGCAAGCGGGCACGCGGGATTTCACTGCTTGATGGCGTACGCCGGCCGGGGCCGAACGGTCCGCGCGAGCCGCGCCTGCCGGTGGTGCCGGCCCCACGACCGGCCGAGAGTGTCGACCGGCCGGTGTCACCGCCGCCGGCCGCCGCCGCGACCACCTCTGCAGCCACCTCCGGTGCCGCCGCGACCCCCGCCGCCGATGCCACGCCGACGGCCGTCGTTTCCGGTGCGGTCGCCGACCCAACCGCGGTCGTGCCGGCCGAGTCGGCGGCAACGGCCCCGGCCGAGCCGACCGCCACGATCGACCGACCGTCCGACGCTGACCCGTCCGATGCCGAGCCGACCGCGAAGGTCACGGCCGCGCCCGACACGAGCGGCGACGGTACGACGAACGTCGACGACGAGCCGACGGTTGTCGACGGTCCGCCGGTGGCTCCGGAGCAGCGCAAGCCGACCACACCGACGTCGCTGATGCCGCCGGTGAGTCCGGCCGGCCGCGCGGCGGTGCCGCCCTCGGATGGCACGAAGCCGAACAACACCCGACGCAACCTGCTGATCGGTGCCGTTGTCGCCCTGCTGCTGATCGGCCTCGTGGTTGTCGTGCCGATGCTGACCAAGGACGACGACAGGACCCCGCAGGCCAACCCGACCAGCGCTGCCACGACCTCCGCGCCCGCGCCGACCTCGGCTGCGGCGCCTCCGCCGCCCACCAGCGGTGCCCCGAGTCCGTCCGCCTCGGCCACTCCCTCGGTAGACCCGAACGCGCTGCCGGCGGGCTGGAAGCTGCACCGGGACCCGGCCGGCTTCGCCCTGCCGATCCCCGGTGGTTGGGTGCGTAGCCAGGTCGACGGCAACACGGTCGTCTTCAACCAGTCCAACGGGCCGGGAAAGCTGCTCGTGCAGTGGACCAGCACCCCGAGGAAGGATGCGGTCGCGGACTGGCGGGAGCAGGAGCCGAATCGCGCGAGCCGCGTCAACAACTACGAGTACCTCAGCATCGAGCGCTGCACCTTCTGGAAGACCTGCGGTGACTGGGAGTGGCGGGAGACCCGGGATGGTCAGCGGATCCACGTCCGCAACCGCGGGTTCGTGACGGCCAAGAACCGCGGTTACGCCCTGCGGTGGGAGATCGCGGAGAAGGACTGGCGGGCCAACCTGCCGAACTTCGACCGGATCGCCAAGGGTTTCGTGCCCGACCGCCAGGACTGA
- a CDS encoding GH25 family lysozyme translates to MARTSASLRRALAAGLTVLATAAAALVATAGPAAAATTPGIDVSNYQGSINWTSVRNAGIQFAFIKATEGTSYKDPRFNANYVNSYNAGVIRGAYHFARPNISAGSTQANYLASNGGAWSADSRTLPAALDIEGNPYAGGYCYGLSTTGMRNWVQDFLNTYRSRTGRYAVIYTTASWWNQCTGSWTGPWANHPLWLARWSSTPGALPAGASVWSFWQYTSTGAVSGISGNVDRNYWNGDRSRLIALANNT, encoded by the coding sequence ATGGCCCGTACCTCAGCATCGCTGCGCCGCGCGCTCGCGGCCGGCCTCACCGTCCTCGCCACCGCGGCGGCGGCCCTGGTCGCGACCGCCGGACCGGCGGCCGCCGCCACCACACCCGGCATCGACGTGTCCAACTACCAGGGCTCCATCAACTGGACCAGCGTCCGCAACGCGGGCATTCAGTTCGCCTTCATCAAGGCGACCGAGGGCACCAGCTACAAGGACCCGCGCTTCAACGCGAACTACGTCAACTCGTACAACGCCGGGGTGATCCGCGGGGCGTACCACTTCGCCCGACCGAACATCTCTGCCGGCTCGACCCAGGCCAACTACCTGGCCTCCAACGGCGGCGCCTGGTCGGCGGACAGCCGCACCCTGCCGGCGGCCCTGGACATCGAGGGCAACCCGTACGCGGGCGGCTACTGCTACGGGCTCAGCACGACCGGGATGCGCAACTGGGTGCAGGACTTCCTCAACACCTACCGCTCCCGCACCGGCCGGTACGCGGTCATCTACACCACCGCCAGCTGGTGGAACCAGTGCACCGGCAGCTGGACCGGCCCGTGGGCGAACCACCCGCTCTGGCTGGCCCGTTGGTCGAGCACGCCGGGCGCCCTGCCGGCCGGCGCTTCGGTGTGGAGCTTCTGGCAGTACACCAGCACCGGCGCTGTCTCCGGGATCAGTGGCAACGTGGACCGCAACTACTGGAACGGCGACCGGAGTCGGCTGATCGCGTTGGCCAACAACACCTGA
- a CDS encoding M50 family metallopeptidase, with protein sequence MMSIDGLGDLWDTLFGAQPDPPPLLVLITAAVALVVVSTRLPWRIARNAITIAHEGGHALIALLTGRKLHGIRLHSDTSGLTLSAGRPTGPGMILTLLAGYVAPPLVGLAGAWLLGGNRITLLLWVAVALLLAMLVMIRNAFGVVSLLVTGALVFAVSWYATPQVQAAFAYAGVWFLLLGGVRPVVELQRMRSRGRMPASDADQLAGLTPFPPLFWVTVFALVNLAALVAGALLLAGPILTKAGLTV encoded by the coding sequence ATGATGTCGATCGACGGCTTGGGTGACCTGTGGGACACGCTGTTCGGCGCGCAGCCGGACCCGCCCCCGCTGCTGGTGCTGATCACCGCTGCCGTCGCGCTGGTGGTGGTGTCCACCCGGCTGCCGTGGCGGATCGCCCGTAACGCCATCACCATCGCGCACGAGGGCGGGCACGCCCTGATCGCCCTGCTCACCGGCCGCAAGCTGCACGGCATCCGGCTGCACTCGGACACGTCCGGGCTGACGCTCTCCGCCGGCCGCCCCACCGGACCGGGCATGATCCTCACCCTGCTCGCCGGCTACGTGGCCCCGCCGCTCGTCGGGTTGGCCGGCGCCTGGCTGCTGGGCGGCAACCGGATCACCCTGCTGCTCTGGGTCGCGGTGGCCCTGCTGCTGGCCATGCTCGTCATGATCCGCAACGCCTTCGGTGTGGTGTCGTTGCTGGTCACCGGTGCGCTGGTCTTCGCCGTCTCGTGGTACGCGACGCCGCAGGTCCAGGCCGCGTTCGCGTACGCCGGGGTGTGGTTCCTGCTGCTCGGCGGGGTGCGGCCGGTGGTCGAGCTGCAACGGATGCGCTCGCGTGGCCGGATGCCCGCCTCCGACGCTGACCAGCTCGCCGGGCTCACCCCGTTCCCGCCGCTCTTCTGGGTGACCGTCTTCGCCCTGGTCAACCTGGCCGCCCTGGTAGCAGGCGCGCTCCTCCTGGCCGGCCCGATCCTCACCAAGGCCGGCCTAACCGTCTGA
- a CDS encoding ketopantoate reductase family protein, with translation MRYVIIGAGAVGGTIGVRLAHVDRDVTLVARGAHLDAIRGRGLTLRQPNGEVTAQLTAVDGPGDQPLPADTVLILTVKSQDTAAALGAWVDAPVVGGGTAGERLPLVTAQNGVANERAALRLFADVHPVCVWLPATHLDPGVVVANGYPHPGMLHIGRYPGGADDTDRAIAEDLSAAGFVAPVRADVLRWKYGKLLSNLGNGLQALLGRDIPDALVERVRAEGVAVLAAAGIAHTSSEEEKAERGDLVGQRPVDGEARSGGSTWQSLARGTGSTEVDHLNGEIALLGRLHGVPTPANVAVQRAVRRAVRERIAAGAFPLADLEKMIA, from the coding sequence ATGCGATACGTGATCATCGGCGCGGGAGCGGTCGGCGGGACCATCGGCGTACGGCTGGCTCACGTCGACCGGGACGTGACCCTGGTGGCCCGGGGTGCGCACCTGGACGCGATCCGCGGGCGGGGTCTGACCCTGCGGCAGCCCAACGGCGAGGTCACCGCCCAGCTCACCGCCGTCGACGGGCCCGGTGACCAGCCGCTGCCGGCGGACACTGTGCTGATCCTCACCGTGAAGTCGCAGGACACCGCTGCCGCGCTGGGCGCCTGGGTGGACGCGCCGGTGGTCGGTGGCGGCACGGCCGGCGAGCGTCTGCCGCTGGTGACCGCACAGAACGGGGTGGCCAACGAGCGGGCCGCGCTGCGGCTCTTCGCCGACGTGCACCCGGTCTGCGTCTGGCTGCCGGCCACCCACCTGGATCCGGGCGTGGTGGTGGCCAACGGGTACCCGCACCCCGGGATGCTCCACATCGGGCGGTACCCCGGTGGGGCCGACGACACCGACCGGGCGATCGCCGAGGATCTGAGCGCCGCCGGGTTCGTCGCCCCGGTACGCGCGGACGTGCTGCGTTGGAAGTACGGCAAGCTGCTCAGCAACCTCGGCAACGGCCTGCAGGCGCTGCTCGGCCGGGACATCCCGGACGCGCTGGTCGAGCGGGTACGCGCCGAAGGTGTCGCCGTACTCGCCGCCGCCGGCATCGCACACACCTCGTCGGAGGAGGAGAAGGCCGAACGCGGTGACCTGGTGGGGCAGCGCCCGGTCGACGGCGAGGCCCGCTCCGGTGGCTCCACCTGGCAGAGCCTGGCCCGGGGCACCGGCTCGACCGAGGTCGACCACCTCAACGGAGAGATCGCGCTGCTCGGCCGGCTGCACGGCGTACCGACGCCGGCCAACGTCGCGGTCCAGCGGGCCGTACGCCGGGCGGTCCGGGAGCGGATCGCGGCCGGCGCGTTCCCGCTCGCCGACCTGGAGAAGATGATCGCCTGA
- a CDS encoding SigE family RNA polymerase sigma factor — MPDVDGFDEFYRGSRQRLLGFVYALTGDRGEAQDAVQEAYIRAWQRWSTISGYDDPEAWLRVVASRIAVSRWRSLRSRARAYLRHGATETVPGPGTDTVEVVAALRLLPEEQRVAIALYYLMGMPVADVARETAAPVGTVKARLSRGRAALAGLLAVSDLEEATDA; from the coding sequence GTGCCGGACGTCGACGGGTTCGACGAGTTCTACCGGGGGAGTCGGCAACGGCTGCTCGGGTTCGTCTACGCCCTCACCGGCGACCGGGGTGAAGCGCAGGACGCCGTGCAGGAGGCGTACATCCGGGCGTGGCAGCGCTGGTCGACGATCAGCGGGTACGACGACCCGGAGGCGTGGTTGCGGGTGGTGGCCAGCCGGATCGCGGTCAGCCGGTGGCGCAGTCTGCGGAGCCGGGCCCGCGCGTACCTGCGGCACGGTGCGACGGAGACGGTTCCCGGGCCGGGCACCGACACCGTCGAGGTGGTCGCCGCGCTGCGTCTACTGCCCGAGGAACAACGCGTCGCGATCGCCTTGTACTACCTGATGGGCATGCCGGTCGCCGACGTGGCGCGGGAGACCGCAGCCCCGGTGGGCACGGTCAAGGCTCGACTCTCCCGGGGGCGTGCCGCGCTCGCCGGTCTGCTCGCCGTCTCTGACCTGGAGGAGGCAACCGATGCGTGA
- a CDS encoding acyl-CoA carboxylase subunit beta, translating to MTTETGTNIHSTEGKLADLERRVDEAVHAGSARAVEKQHARGKKTARERIEMLLDEGSFVELDGLARHRSTAFGLEKNRPYGDGVVTGYGTVDGRQVCVFAQDFTVFGGSLGEVFGEKIVKVMDLAMKIGCPVVGINDSGGARIQEGVVSLGLYGEIFFRNVRASGVIPQISLVMGPCAGGAVYSPAVTDFTVMVDQTSHMFITGPDVIKTVTGEDVGMEELGGARTHNSRSGNAHYLASDEEDAVDYVKALLSYLPSNNLDEPVVFEAPAELAISDEDRELDTLIPDSANQPYDIHRVIEHVLDDGEFLEVQPLYAQNIVVGYGRVEGRPVGVVANQPMHFAGTLDIAASEKAARFVRTCDAFNIPVLTFVDVPGFLPGTGQEWDGIIRRGAKLIYAYAEATVPKVTVITRKAYGGAYDVMGSKHLGADLNFAWPTAQIAVMGAQGAVNILYRSELAGAEDPAAVRAEKIAEYEDTLANPYVAAERGYIDSVIPPHETRTQIVRALRVLRTKRETLPPKKHGNIPL from the coding sequence GTGACTACCGAGACCGGGACCAACATCCACAGCACCGAGGGCAAGCTGGCGGACCTGGAGCGCCGGGTCGACGAGGCGGTGCACGCCGGGTCGGCCCGCGCGGTCGAGAAGCAGCACGCGCGAGGCAAGAAGACCGCCCGCGAACGAATCGAGATGCTGCTCGACGAGGGCTCATTCGTCGAGCTCGACGGGCTGGCGCGGCACCGGTCCACGGCCTTCGGCCTGGAGAAGAACCGCCCGTACGGCGACGGCGTGGTCACCGGCTACGGCACGGTGGACGGCCGGCAGGTGTGCGTCTTCGCGCAGGACTTCACGGTCTTCGGTGGTTCGCTCGGCGAGGTCTTCGGCGAGAAGATCGTCAAGGTGATGGACCTGGCCATGAAGATCGGCTGCCCGGTGGTCGGCATCAACGACTCCGGCGGCGCACGCATCCAGGAGGGCGTGGTCTCGCTCGGCCTCTACGGTGAGATCTTCTTCCGCAACGTGCGGGCCTCCGGGGTCATCCCGCAGATCTCCCTGGTGATGGGGCCCTGCGCCGGCGGCGCGGTCTACTCGCCGGCGGTCACCGACTTCACCGTGATGGTCGACCAGACCTCCCACATGTTCATCACCGGCCCCGACGTGATCAAGACGGTGACCGGCGAGGACGTCGGCATGGAGGAGCTGGGCGGGGCACGCACCCACAACTCCCGCAGCGGCAACGCGCACTACCTCGCCAGCGACGAGGAGGACGCGGTCGACTACGTCAAGGCGCTGCTGTCGTACCTGCCGTCGAACAACCTCGACGAGCCGGTGGTCTTCGAGGCTCCCGCCGAGCTGGCGATCAGCGACGAGGACCGGGAGCTGGACACCCTGATCCCGGACTCGGCCAACCAGCCGTACGACATCCACAGGGTGATCGAGCACGTCCTCGACGACGGGGAGTTCCTCGAGGTCCAGCCGCTCTACGCGCAGAACATCGTGGTCGGCTACGGCCGGGTCGAGGGGCGGCCGGTGGGCGTGGTCGCCAACCAGCCCATGCACTTCGCCGGCACCCTGGACATCGCCGCCTCCGAGAAGGCCGCACGGTTCGTCCGTACCTGCGACGCGTTCAACATCCCGGTGCTGACCTTCGTGGACGTGCCCGGCTTCCTGCCCGGCACCGGCCAGGAGTGGGACGGCATCATCCGCCGGGGCGCCAAGCTCATCTACGCGTACGCCGAGGCGACCGTCCCCAAGGTCACCGTGATCACCCGCAAGGCGTACGGCGGGGCGTACGACGTGATGGGTTCCAAGCACCTCGGCGCGGACCTGAACTTCGCGTGGCCGACGGCCCAGATCGCCGTGATGGGCGCACAGGGCGCGGTGAACATCCTCTACCGCTCCGAGCTGGCCGGCGCCGAGGACCCGGCGGCGGTCCGGGCCGAGAAGATCGCCGAGTACGAGGACACCCTGGCCAACCCGTACGTGGCGGCCGAACGCGGTTACATCGACTCGGTGATCCCGCCGCACGAGACGCGCACCCAGATCGTTCGGGCGCTGCGAGTCCTGCGCACCAAGCGGGAGACCCTGCCGCCCAAGAAGCACGGCAACATCCCGCTCTGA
- a CDS encoding biotin--[acetyl-CoA-carboxylase] ligase, whose product MPGSPYNDLDRPPLSAARLRRALVAPNGPWARLELRAETGSTNADVAEAARAGEPEGLVVVAERQTAGRGRRGRVWESPPRAGIATSVLLRPGEAVPDRGWLPATPTGYGWLPLLAGVALVEAVARLAELEATLKWPNDLLIDDAKCAGVLAEAVPGRSPDQPPAIVLGIGLNVTLRADELPVNPTGLPATSLQLAGAVATDRDPLLRALLRAVADWYDRWRDAGGDAVDSGLRDAYLAACATVGREVRVLLPNGEALTGTATGVDRDGQLQVTTPTALRTLAAGDVLHLR is encoded by the coding sequence ATGCCGGGCTCCCCGTACAACGATCTGGACCGCCCGCCGCTGTCGGCGGCCCGGCTGCGCCGTGCGTTGGTCGCGCCGAACGGGCCGTGGGCCCGGCTGGAGCTGCGCGCCGAGACCGGTTCCACCAACGCTGACGTGGCCGAGGCGGCCCGAGCCGGCGAGCCCGAGGGCCTGGTCGTGGTCGCCGAGCGGCAGACCGCGGGGCGGGGCCGGCGCGGCCGGGTCTGGGAGTCGCCGCCACGAGCTGGCATCGCCACGAGCGTGCTGCTGCGGCCCGGCGAGGCCGTGCCGGACCGCGGTTGGCTACCGGCGACACCCACGGGGTACGGGTGGCTGCCGTTGCTGGCCGGAGTGGCGCTGGTCGAGGCGGTGGCCCGGCTGGCCGAGCTGGAGGCCACCCTGAAGTGGCCCAACGACCTGCTGATCGACGACGCGAAGTGCGCGGGCGTGCTGGCCGAGGCGGTGCCGGGGCGCTCACCGGACCAGCCGCCGGCCATCGTGCTCGGCATCGGGCTCAACGTGACGCTGCGTGCCGATGAGCTGCCGGTGAATCCGACCGGGCTGCCGGCAACCTCGCTGCAGCTGGCCGGCGCGGTGGCCACCGATCGGGACCCGCTGCTGCGGGCTCTGCTGCGGGCTGTCGCCGACTGGTACGACCGTTGGCGCGACGCGGGCGGCGACGCGGTGGACAGCGGCCTGCGCGACGCCTACCTGGCGGCCTGCGCGACGGTCGGCCGCGAGGTACGCGTCCTGCTCCCCAACGGCGAGGCCCTGACCGGCACCGCGACAGGTGTGGACCGAGACGGCCAATTACAGGTGACCACCCCGACAGCCCTCCGCACCCTGGCCGCCGGCGACGTCCTCCACCTGCGCTGA